A section of the Blastocatellia bacterium genome encodes:
- the nagA gene encoding N-acetylglucosamine-6-phosphate deacetylase, whose amino-acid sequence MGHLLHNARLILDGGIQPGGVVIREGRIAEVFTAERAPTGFSATEAIDLRGAHLAPGLIDIHIHGSAGVDVQAAGGEQLRALSDFLLAEGVTGYFATFVPTDERGYQEAMVAIESFIAAQREAEASGQARGARLLGIHFEGPFVSRNRCGALKTAHFRTYDGDPRSIQIFTGSGESNLAYPRLMTLAPEISGGLELIRVLSAAGVRPFIGHTDADLETLDAALAAGARHITHFPNALAPLHHRKPGTIAWGLLRDDVTIDCIADFHHVHPLMLSLMAKAKTPSRMALISDAIQPAGLGDGTFKVWDTEIAVKDGLTALVEGPGAGTIAGSVITMREALRNITRTGVTLADAVRMASAVPARAAGLGGNYGLLEAGSRADLIAFDDDFNVQAALVSGTVAFDNR is encoded by the coding sequence ATGGGCCATCTTCTTCACAACGCCAGATTGATTCTCGACGGCGGCATCCAACCCGGCGGCGTAGTCATCCGCGAAGGCCGCATCGCCGAGGTCTTTACCGCCGAGCGCGCGCCGACAGGTTTCAGCGCCACCGAAGCGATTGACCTGCGCGGCGCGCATCTCGCGCCGGGCCTGATCGATATTCACATTCACGGCTCGGCGGGCGTTGACGTGCAGGCGGCCGGCGGCGAGCAGTTGCGGGCGCTGTCCGATTTCTTGCTTGCGGAAGGCGTGACCGGCTACTTCGCCACCTTCGTTCCGACTGACGAGCGCGGTTACCAAGAAGCGATGGTTGCCATCGAATCGTTCATCGCCGCGCAGCGCGAAGCCGAAGCAAGCGGCCAGGCGCGCGGCGCTCGACTGCTGGGCATTCACTTCGAAGGACCGTTCGTCAGTCGCAATCGTTGTGGGGCGCTGAAGACGGCGCATTTTCGCACCTACGACGGCGACCCGCGCTCGATTCAAATATTCACCGGCAGTGGTGAAAGTAATTTAGCCTACCCGCGCCTGATGACGCTCGCGCCTGAGATCAGCGGCGGCCTTGAGCTAATACGCGTCCTGTCCGCCGCGGGCGTGCGTCCGTTCATCGGCCACACAGACGCCGATCTGGAAACCCTCGATGCGGCGCTGGCGGCGGGCGCGCGGCACATCACGCATTTCCCGAACGCGCTTGCGCCGCTGCACCATCGCAAGCCGGGCACGATTGCATGGGGATTGCTGCGCGACGACGTGACCATCGATTGCATCGCCGACTTTCATCACGTCCACCCTTTGATGTTGAGCTTGATGGCGAAAGCGAAGACCCCATCGCGTATGGCGCTGATCAGCGATGCGATTCAGCCGGCGGGGCTCGGCGACGGCACCTTTAAAGTGTGGGACACCGAGATTGCGGTAAAGGACGGATTGACGGCGCTGGTCGAAGGGCCGGGCGCGGGAACGATTGCCGGCTCGGTCATCACGATGCGCGAAGCCCTGCGCAACATCACGCGAACCGGGGTGACGCTCGCCGATGCGGTGCGCATGGCGTCAGCGGTTCCCGCACGCGCTGCCGGCCTCGGCGGTAATTATGGATTGCTCGAAGCCGGTAGCCGCGCCGACTTGATCGCATTCGATGACGACTTCAACGTGCAAGCCGCGCTGGTCAGCGGCACGGTCGCTTTCGATAATCGCTAG
- a CDS encoding alkyl sulfatase dimerization domain-containing protein: MLRKRAFALSLAALSLALCAPALAQDKDRPEIKVPVNPLLENHSNWFKPKKIYDLKQDHYPLKELPSDLSYEVYSAVGFDLANTIVIKGPKRRGDGERELIIVDTLGNPEVTRRTIEHFRSQNILPKGRLPIRAIIYTHNHIDHTFGVWGYLKEADRPPCLPADPDKAGPDSFYDADQEKPDCVTVIGQAQINEGVGTTALVTGTIIDARSSYMYGSFIPLNHVNDGIGMQEKAGFKLNDDPNADKKVEEVLGSYRMPSRTFTNWMTLKAAGVEMKLIYVPSETNDELAGFIPDQRNRVSRVPPSGDDWGGPGLLLSAEVIQGPSFPNLYSLRGTAYRNPAHWFRSVDKLRQLDSWCMVPSHGPPVCGRDNIQRLLMNFRDAVQFTHDQAIRWMNKGYTMDELAPLVEDLYLKSGEHQRLMSGLDGVQPILNSGSAQVVDPKDYLRPFYGSLVQAVREIYVGSVGWYQADPVALRPTPPKELAERYVKMMGGAARVNQAAQEAYDHKEFEWAAELTTNVIRAYTDLVPRADIAESPDKQATQKELKDARFIKAQAFKKLAEAEINPNWRNWYITSAHELMGWPLPDKIVGGLVSPGVVGALPGGAWVNSLTMRLRAERTAKQNVDTTLGFWFPAETAAGDQGFGPLGYVLHIRGGIAEFIEETPRGAPLSQQDVEKARLAISLNKAALNALLRAEARGEAEFRKALNEAVAAGLIKPLGTTSLDKFAEAFFGYFDPKPVGLPPLTVR, encoded by the coding sequence ATGTTACGCAAACGCGCTTTCGCTTTGAGCCTCGCCGCGCTGTCGCTGGCGTTGTGCGCGCCGGCTCTAGCCCAGGACAAGGACAGGCCAGAGATCAAAGTGCCGGTCAACCCTCTGCTCGAAAACCATAGCAACTGGTTCAAACCGAAAAAGATTTATGATCTCAAGCAGGATCATTACCCGCTCAAAGAGCTGCCGTCGGATTTGAGCTATGAAGTCTATAGCGCCGTCGGATTTGACCTGGCCAACACCATTGTCATTAAAGGGCCAAAGCGCCGCGGCGACGGTGAGCGCGAGTTGATTATCGTTGATACGCTCGGCAACCCCGAGGTCACACGGCGGACGATTGAACATTTCCGCAGCCAGAACATCTTGCCGAAGGGACGGCTGCCGATCCGCGCGATCATCTACACGCACAATCACATCGATCACACCTTCGGCGTATGGGGCTACTTGAAAGAAGCCGACCGACCGCCGTGTCTGCCTGCCGACCCCGACAAGGCAGGGCCTGATAGTTTTTATGACGCCGACCAGGAGAAACCCGATTGCGTCACCGTCATTGGCCAGGCGCAGATCAACGAAGGCGTCGGCACGACGGCGCTGGTCACCGGCACGATCATTGACGCGCGGTCGAGTTACATGTACGGCAGCTTCATCCCACTCAATCACGTCAACGACGGCATCGGCATGCAGGAGAAGGCCGGGTTTAAACTGAACGACGATCCCAACGCCGACAAGAAGGTCGAAGAGGTGCTCGGCAGCTATCGCATGCCGTCGCGCACCTTCACCAACTGGATGACGCTCAAAGCCGCCGGCGTCGAGATGAAATTAATCTACGTGCCGAGCGAGACCAACGACGAGCTGGCAGGCTTTATTCCCGACCAACGCAACCGCGTCAGCCGCGTGCCTCCGAGCGGCGACGACTGGGGCGGGCCGGGGCTCTTGCTGTCTGCCGAAGTCATCCAAGGGCCATCGTTCCCGAACCTCTACAGCCTGCGCGGCACCGCTTACCGCAACCCGGCGCACTGGTTTCGCAGCGTCGACAAGCTGCGGCAGCTCGACTCGTGGTGCATGGTGCCGAGCCACGGGCCGCCGGTCTGTGGCCGCGACAACATTCAGCGATTGCTGATGAACTTCCGCGATGCCGTCCAGTTCACGCACGACCAGGCGATCCGCTGGATGAACAAAGGCTATACGATGGACGAGCTGGCGCCGCTGGTCGAAGACCTGTACTTGAAGTCGGGCGAGCATCAGCGGTTGATGAGCGGCCTGGATGGCGTGCAGCCGATCCTCAACAGCGGCAGCGCGCAGGTGGTTGATCCGAAGGATTACCTGCGGCCCTTCTACGGCTCGCTGGTGCAGGCGGTGCGCGAGATTTATGTCGGCTCGGTCGGCTGGTATCAAGCCGACCCGGTCGCCCTGCGCCCGACGCCGCCCAAAGAGCTGGCCGAGCGTTACGTCAAGATGATGGGCGGCGCGGCGCGCGTCAACCAGGCGGCGCAAGAAGCTTACGACCATAAAGAGTTTGAGTGGGCCGCCGAGCTGACGACGAACGTCATTCGCGCTTACACAGACCTCGTGCCGCGCGCAGACATCGCCGAATCGCCCGATAAACAGGCCACGCAGAAAGAGCTTAAGGACGCCCGCTTTATCAAAGCGCAGGCATTCAAGAAGCTCGCCGAAGCCGAGATCAATCCCAACTGGCGCAACTGGTACATCACCTCTGCGCACGAGCTGATGGGCTGGCCGTTGCCGGACAAGATCGTTGGCGGCCTGGTGTCGCCGGGCGTCGTCGGGGCGCTGCCGGGCGGCGCGTGGGTGAATTCGCTGACCATGCGGCTGCGCGCCGAGCGCACCGCGAAGCAGAACGTAGACACGACGCTCGGCTTCTGGTTCCCGGCTGAGACCGCCGCTGGCGACCAGGGCTTCGGGCCGCTCGGCTACGTGCTGCACATCCGCGGCGGCATTGCCGAGTTCATCGAAGAGACGCCGCGCGGCGCGCCGCTCAGTCAGCAGGATGTTGAAAAAGCCCGCCTCGCCATCTCGCTCAACAAGGCCGCGCTCAACGCGCTGCTGCGCGCCGAGGCGCGAGGCGAGGCCGAGTTCCGCAAGGCGCTGAATGAAGCCGTCGCCGCCGGGCTGATCAAGCCGCTCGGCACAACCAGCCTGGATAAATTCGCCGAAGCCTTCTTCGGCTATTTCGACCCCAAGCCGGTTGGACTGCCACCACTGACCGTCAGGTAG
- a CDS encoding sulfatase-like hydrolase/transferase, with amino-acid sequence MRINGKRPNFLIFMVDEERYPPVYETEETRAWRKAEFKAQDALRRTGMEFHHHYAGATACSPSRATIFTGQYPSLHGVTQTTGTAKSSFDSDVFWLDPNTVPTMGDYFRAGGYRTFYKGKWHVSHADIVLPGTHDPLESYTPNGEPIQNIIDLYLRANRLDDYGFDGWIGPEPHGSAKANTGTNRDPGFMAETINLLDALEAEQRKSPGEQQPWLIVNSFVNPHDIVLFGIAWKNFGYPLTEGFVPSIPRPQTERETLETKPRAQKSYVDVYPKMLMPQPTVEEYRQFYYYLQKESDGHIWNVYKRLRESSFYENTIVLFTSDHGELLGAHGGMHQKWHQAYEEATHVPLLISNPVMFPEPRDAQMLTSHVDLIPTLLGLAEINAAKAQKEVSKSHNEALPLVGRDLSKVVTGKQNPNRSTSPLYFMTDDEISKGQNQTNPVTGKPYHSVVQPNHVETVITTIDGPDGEQVWKYSRYFDNPQFWSSPFQQNQITVDGKTITKKKPLPPEFEMYNVSDNADPLEQDNLARKSNRSGADKRIAEGLSKLLKEQRQAKRLYPKSLPVYIYDTINSD; translated from the coding sequence ATGCGAATCAATGGCAAACGCCCCAACTTCCTCATCTTCATGGTAGATGAAGAGCGCTACCCGCCGGTTTACGAGACGGAAGAAACCCGCGCCTGGCGCAAGGCCGAGTTCAAGGCGCAGGATGCGCTGCGCCGCACGGGCATGGAATTTCATCACCACTATGCCGGCGCGACCGCCTGCTCGCCGAGCCGGGCGACGATCTTCACCGGCCAGTATCCGTCACTGCACGGCGTCACGCAGACGACCGGCACGGCCAAAAGCTCGTTCGACTCTGATGTCTTCTGGCTCGACCCGAACACCGTACCGACGATGGGCGATTACTTTCGCGCCGGCGGCTACCGCACGTTTTACAAAGGCAAGTGGCATGTCTCGCACGCCGACATCGTCTTGCCCGGCACACACGATCCGCTCGAAAGCTACACGCCGAACGGCGAGCCGATTCAAAACATCATCGATCTTTACCTGCGCGCCAACCGCCTCGATGATTATGGCTTTGATGGCTGGATCGGTCCCGAACCGCACGGCTCGGCCAAGGCCAACACCGGCACCAACCGCGACCCCGGCTTTATGGCCGAAACCATCAACCTGCTCGACGCGCTCGAAGCCGAGCAGAGGAAATCGCCCGGCGAGCAACAGCCGTGGCTGATCGTCAATTCGTTCGTCAACCCGCATGACATCGTGCTGTTCGGCATCGCCTGGAAGAACTTCGGCTACCCGCTCACGGAAGGCTTCGTGCCGAGCATCCCGCGACCGCAGACCGAGCGCGAAACCCTGGAGACCAAGCCGCGCGCTCAGAAGAGCTACGTTGACGTTTACCCGAAGATGCTGATGCCGCAGCCGACGGTCGAAGAGTACCGCCAGTTTTACTACTATCTGCAAAAGGAATCTGACGGGCACATCTGGAATGTCTATAAGCGCCTGCGCGAGTCGTCGTTCTATGAAAACACGATTGTCCTCTTCACCTCGGATCACGGCGAACTGCTCGGCGCGCACGGCGGCATGCACCAGAAGTGGCACCAGGCGTACGAAGAGGCCACGCACGTGCCGCTGCTTATCTCGAACCCGGTGATGTTCCCAGAGCCGCGCGACGCACAGATGCTGACCAGTCACGTTGACCTGATCCCGACGCTGCTGGGGCTGGCGGAGATTAACGCCGCGAAGGCGCAGAAGGAGGTGAGCAAGAGCCACAACGAAGCGCTGCCGCTGGTGGGCCGCGATCTGTCGAAGGTCGTCACCGGCAAGCAGAACCCGAACCGCTCGACCTCGCCGCTCTACTTCATGACCGACGACGAGATCAGCAAGGGGCAGAATCAGACCAACCCGGTGACCGGCAAGCCTTATCATTCGGTGGTGCAGCCGAATCACGTCGAAACCGTGATCACGACGATTGACGGGCCGGACGGCGAGCAGGTGTGGAAATACTCGCGCTACTTCGACAACCCGCAGTTCTGGTCGTCGCCGTTCCAGCAGAATCAAATCACCGTGGATGGCAAGACGATTACCAAGAAGAAGCCGCTGCCGCCCGAGTTCGAGATGTACAACGTCAGCGACAACGCCGACCCGCTTGAGCAAGACAACCTGGCGCGCAAATCGAACCGCTCAGGCGCTGACAAGCGGATCGCCGAAGGACTGAGCAAGCTGCTCAAGGAGCAGCGCCAGGCCAAGCGACTCTATCCGAAGTCGCTGCCGGTCTACATCTACGACACGATCAATTCGGATTAG